One window from the genome of Rhodococcus sp. ABRD24 encodes:
- a CDS encoding adenylate/guanylate cyclase domain-containing protein: MTGSVAKWVRDTDRQPQLVDAVRRIRRALPGDPAFGDPLSTAGPGGARAAARLIDAGPGASREVSMAALQVLQAVLEKAERAWGSPADGEVTIVFTDLVGFSSWSLSAGDGATLSLLREVATTVEPAMSEYGGQVVKRLGDGLMVVFDHPDKAVEAVFAARAALATVTHDGYRPRMRVGLHTGKPQPIGADWFGVDVNVAARMMELGGNGNVVMSGNTYDAIGAERLAELGLVAKRYRRGLLAAPQRGVPEDLRMFVLRPAPTPR; the protein is encoded by the coding sequence GTGACGGGTTCGGTCGCGAAATGGGTGCGTGACACCGACCGGCAGCCACAGCTCGTGGACGCGGTCCGGCGGATCCGGCGGGCGCTTCCCGGCGATCCCGCGTTCGGTGACCCGCTGTCGACTGCCGGTCCGGGTGGGGCCCGGGCGGCAGCCCGCCTGATCGACGCAGGTCCGGGCGCTTCCCGCGAGGTGAGCATGGCGGCGCTCCAGGTGCTGCAGGCGGTCCTCGAGAAGGCCGAGAGGGCATGGGGCAGCCCTGCGGACGGTGAGGTCACGATCGTCTTCACCGACCTGGTGGGATTCTCCAGCTGGTCGCTGTCTGCTGGTGACGGCGCCACCCTCTCGCTGCTGCGGGAGGTCGCTACGACGGTGGAGCCGGCGATGAGTGAATACGGCGGCCAGGTCGTCAAGCGGCTCGGCGACGGACTGATGGTGGTGTTCGACCACCCGGACAAGGCGGTGGAGGCGGTGTTCGCGGCCCGTGCGGCGCTGGCGACGGTGACACACGACGGCTACCGTCCCCGCATGCGCGTAGGCCTGCACACCGGGAAGCCACAGCCCATCGGGGCCGACTGGTTCGGCGTGGACGTCAACGTCGCGGCCCGGATGATGGAGCTCGGCGGCAATGGCAACGTCGTGATGTCCGGCAACACGTACGACGCGATCGGCGCGGAGCGGCTCGCGGAGTTGGGCCTGGTGGCCAAGCGGTACCGGCGGGGGCTGCTGGCGGCGCCGCAGCGAGGAGTGCCGGAGGATCTGCGGATGTTCGTGCTGCGGCCGGCACCCACACCACGGTGA
- the thiS gene encoding sulfur carrier protein ThiS — protein MSEMFGITVNGEDHEFDGSLTVTELLDRLELPQRGIAVAVDGTVFPKTRWDEPVGRGWDIEILTAVQGG, from the coding sequence ATGAGTGAGATGTTCGGGATTACCGTCAATGGTGAGGACCACGAGTTCGACGGATCGTTGACGGTCACGGAGCTACTGGACCGGCTGGAACTGCCGCAGCGCGGCATTGCGGTCGCGGTGGACGGGACGGTGTTCCCGAAGACGCGTTGGGACGAGCCGGTGGGTCGCGGCTGGGACATCGAGATCCTCACGGCAGTGCAGGGTGGCTGA
- a CDS encoding glycosyltransferase 87 family protein has translation MKFDRGIGFTRGRSLVHDRSRGSVAAPEMPRRVWDLAVLALWAAVSAVLVSTTVRLWMPNIGLFSGGADLDVYRDGARHVMEHLPLYTQPVIHGLLYTYTPFSTLAFIPLGLLPIGTGRHVWMGINLVLLVVIVALCWRMLGYRITPYVVTLSALLAVACTFLEPVRTTLFYGQINLVLMLLVLWDTSRGERSKLEGIGVGIAAGIKLTPGYFVLYYLVLRQWRAAAVAVGTIAATIGLSWLVLPDDSRQYWTKTFFESTRIAADTHPSNQSLRGVIAHLTGASAPLWLWLSLAMVVVAGSMWVVWRLYHGGERLLAVTVTGLTAAVVSPFSWSHHWVWFVPLLVYIVHRTLTNRWWWMAALVVYLAAGAWPYRWEEDNVVVGLFLFPPWWTIADVLMNIYVLLYVAVMIGATIIARRAGRPIPDSALRT, from the coding sequence ATGAAGTTCGATCGAGGTATCGGATTCACGAGGGGGCGATCGCTGGTGCACGACAGGTCGCGCGGTTCGGTTGCCGCGCCCGAAATGCCTCGTCGGGTGTGGGATCTTGCGGTCCTGGCGTTGTGGGCGGCGGTCTCGGCGGTGCTGGTGTCGACCACCGTCCGCCTGTGGATGCCGAACATCGGCTTGTTCTCCGGTGGCGCCGATCTGGACGTGTACCGCGACGGCGCCCGGCACGTGATGGAGCACCTGCCGCTCTACACCCAGCCCGTCATCCACGGACTGCTCTACACCTACACTCCCTTCTCGACGCTTGCCTTCATCCCGCTCGGACTGCTGCCCATCGGTACCGGTCGGCACGTGTGGATGGGGATCAATCTGGTTCTGCTGGTGGTGATCGTTGCGCTGTGCTGGCGGATGCTCGGTTACCGGATCACCCCGTACGTCGTGACCTTGTCGGCGTTGCTGGCGGTCGCGTGTACGTTTCTCGAACCGGTCCGCACGACGCTGTTCTACGGCCAGATCAATCTCGTACTCATGCTGCTGGTGCTGTGGGATACCTCACGCGGCGAGCGCAGCAAGCTCGAGGGCATCGGTGTCGGCATCGCGGCGGGCATCAAGCTCACGCCGGGGTACTTCGTCCTCTACTACCTGGTACTGCGCCAGTGGCGGGCTGCGGCGGTGGCGGTCGGAACCATCGCGGCAACGATCGGGCTGAGCTGGCTTGTGCTGCCCGATGATTCGCGGCAGTACTGGACCAAGACGTTCTTCGAGTCCACCCGGATCGCGGCGGACACACACCCGTCGAACCAGTCGCTGCGGGGTGTCATCGCGCACCTGACCGGTGCGTCGGCGCCGCTGTGGCTGTGGCTGTCACTTGCAATGGTGGTGGTGGCCGGGAGTATGTGGGTGGTGTGGCGGCTGTATCACGGCGGGGAGCGCCTGCTCGCGGTGACGGTGACCGGCCTGACCGCCGCGGTGGTGTCCCCGTTCTCGTGGAGTCACCACTGGGTGTGGTTCGTGCCGTTGTTGGTGTACATCGTGCACCGGACGCTGACGAATCGCTGGTGGTGGATGGCCGCGCTGGTGGTGTACCTCGCTGCCGGCGCCTGGCCGTACCGGTGGGAAGAGGACAACGTGGTGGTGGGGCTGTTCTTGTTTCCGCCATGGTGGACCATCGCTGACGTGCTGATGAACATCTACGTCCTGCTGTACGTCGCGGTGATGATCGGCGCGACAATCATCGCGCGCCGCGCTGGACGCCCCATCCCCGACAGCGCCTTGCGCACTTAG
- a CDS encoding thiazole synthase codes for MGKLTIADRTFGSRLIMGTGGAANLAVLEEALVASGTELTTVAMRRVDAVGGTGVLDLLRRLDIAPLPNTAGCRGAAEAVLTAQLAREALETDWVKLEVIADERTLLPDAIELVSAAEQLVDDGFTVLPYTTDDPVLAKRLEDVGCAAVMPLGSPIGTGLGISNPHNIEMIVDAANVPVILDAGIGTASDATLAMELGCDAVLLATAVTRAKDPALMASAMRGAVTAGYEARHAGRIPKRFWAQASSPM; via the coding sequence ATGGGCAAGCTCACGATCGCCGACCGCACCTTCGGCTCCCGCCTGATCATGGGCACCGGCGGCGCCGCGAACCTCGCGGTGCTCGAGGAGGCTCTGGTGGCATCGGGCACCGAGCTGACGACGGTCGCGATGAGGCGCGTCGACGCTGTTGGTGGTACGGGTGTGCTGGACCTGCTGCGCCGACTGGACATCGCGCCCCTGCCGAACACCGCGGGCTGCCGCGGCGCGGCCGAGGCCGTGCTCACCGCGCAGCTCGCGCGCGAGGCGCTCGAAACCGACTGGGTGAAGCTCGAGGTGATCGCCGACGAGCGCACCCTGCTGCCCGACGCCATCGAATTGGTCAGTGCCGCAGAGCAGCTGGTAGACGACGGCTTCACCGTTCTGCCGTACACCACGGACGATCCGGTACTTGCGAAGCGCCTCGAGGACGTGGGCTGCGCCGCGGTGATGCCGCTGGGGTCGCCGATCGGTACCGGCCTGGGCATCTCGAACCCGCACAACATCGAGATGATCGTCGACGCCGCGAACGTCCCTGTCATCCTCGATGCCGGTATCGGCACCGCGAGCGACGCGACGCTCGCGATGGAACTGGGTTGCGATGCGGTGCTACTCGCGACGGCCGTCACCCGTGCGAAGGACCCGGCGCTGATGGCGTCGGCGATGCGCGGCGCGGTCACCGCCGGTTACGAAGCCCGGCACGCCGGCCGCATCCCCAAGCGGTTCTGGGCGCAGGCGTCATCGCCGATGTGA
- a CDS encoding ABC transporter permease: protein MSVLNAERIKLTSTKSPMWCSLIAVVVSIGFAAIMGAAYKSLVSSGDNSMGEFTVAYTQAGAAQFGAMLVMIMSALAVTTEYRFGVIRTTFQAIPNRTQVIGGKALLLAAVAAVLGLVIALASFFVAQAISGESLSIGAGSNARELFGIPIYYALLAVLAVGVGTLIRQSAGAISLLLLWPLVIESLATMIPKVGKYIGEFGPFNNVSYFLGSGGAYDFHWGPWGALAYFAAFVAVVFGAALFVVNNRDA from the coding sequence ATGAGCGTGTTGAATGCAGAACGTATCAAGTTGACGTCCACCAAGTCGCCGATGTGGTGCTCGCTGATCGCGGTCGTCGTCAGCATCGGATTCGCGGCCATCATGGGTGCGGCGTACAAGTCGCTGGTGTCGTCGGGCGACAATTCGATGGGCGAGTTCACGGTCGCCTACACCCAGGCCGGCGCGGCGCAGTTCGGCGCCATGCTGGTGATGATCATGTCGGCGCTGGCCGTCACCACGGAGTACCGGTTCGGCGTCATCCGCACGACCTTCCAGGCGATCCCCAACCGGACCCAGGTGATCGGGGGCAAGGCGCTGCTGCTGGCAGCCGTCGCCGCCGTGCTCGGTCTCGTGATCGCGCTCGCCTCGTTCTTCGTAGCGCAGGCGATTTCGGGGGAGTCGCTGTCGATCGGGGCGGGAAGCAACGCCCGTGAGCTGTTCGGCATCCCGATCTACTACGCCCTCCTGGCCGTGCTCGCGGTCGGTGTGGGCACGCTGATCCGTCAGTCGGCGGGTGCGATCTCGCTGCTGCTGCTGTGGCCGCTGGTGATCGAGAGCCTCGCGACGATGATTCCCAAGGTGGGCAAGTACATCGGCGAGTTCGGCCCGTTCAACAATGTGTCGTACTTCCTCGGATCCGGTGGCGCCTATGACTTCCATTGGGGCCCGTGGGGTGCGCTGGCGTACTTCGCAGCGTTCGTCGCGGTCGTGTTCGGCGCCGCACTGTTCGTGGTGAACAACCGCGACGCCTGA
- the thiE gene encoding thiamine phosphate synthase: MHASQSVKRLTPRERLADARLYLCTDARRDKGDLAHFVEAALAGGVDIIQLRDKGSAGERELGPLEVKEELAALAVIGAATRRHGALLAVNDRADLALAAGADVLHLGQNDLPVHYARRIVGPDVVIGRSTNNRAQASLAAIEEDVDYFCTGPVWATPTKPGRTASGLDLVRSTAEAQPVRPWFAIGGVDQERLPEILDAGATRVVVVRAITAAEDPQAAAQALSDALRS; the protein is encoded by the coding sequence GTGCATGCCTCCCAGTCCGTCAAGCGCCTGACGCCCCGCGAGCGACTCGCGGACGCGCGTCTCTACCTCTGCACCGATGCCCGCCGCGACAAGGGCGATCTGGCTCACTTCGTCGAGGCGGCGCTCGCCGGTGGCGTCGACATCATCCAGCTGCGCGACAAGGGCTCGGCCGGCGAGCGCGAGCTGGGACCGCTGGAGGTCAAGGAGGAGTTGGCCGCGCTCGCGGTGATCGGTGCCGCGACCCGCCGGCACGGCGCGCTGCTCGCCGTCAACGACCGCGCCGACCTCGCGCTCGCCGCGGGAGCCGACGTCCTGCACCTCGGCCAGAACGACCTGCCCGTGCACTATGCGCGCCGCATCGTCGGCCCGGACGTCGTGATCGGACGCTCGACGAACAACCGCGCACAGGCCAGCCTCGCCGCGATCGAGGAGGACGTCGACTACTTCTGCACCGGACCGGTCTGGGCCACGCCTACCAAACCGGGGCGGACGGCGTCGGGGCTGGACCTGGTCCGCAGCACCGCCGAGGCGCAGCCGGTGCGGCCCTGGTTCGCGATCGGCGGCGTCGACCAGGAGCGCCTGCCGGAGATCCTCGACGCCGGCGCCACCCGCGTCGTCGTCGTGCGCGCCATCACCGCGGCCGAGGACCCGCAAGCCGCCGCGCAGGCGCTCTCCGACGCCCTGCGCAGCTAG
- a CDS encoding M20/M25/M40 family metallo-hydrolase — translation MRKRVAFVIGLAGALVVSGCSDSEDPGPPIDGPGLAAAISTDAVVGDLEQLERIATENGGNRAAGTPGYDASVDYVVGQLEDAGFDVETPEFDVEAFSATTQTLQVAGRDIPVQALTYSPATPAGGLAARLVPVPSDDTPGCEVTDYDGLDAAGAVVLVDRGSCPFVQKQQVAAERGAAAVLVANNEDADLAAGTLGERDEVRIPTAGISKADGAALRQGGDVTLTLDTRIEITKSRNVITQTKTGSSGNVVMVGAHLDSVPEGPGINDDGSGVAVLLETARRLGAKPNVDNAVRFAFWGAEEIGLQGSEAYVNGLDDAARADIAMYLNFDMVGSPNAGFLAYDGDNSGKAGDGPGPEGSAGIERTFEAILLQLGISPDGTAFDGRSDYGPFIAVGIPAGGLFTGADEDKTADQAAKWGGQADAAFDPNYHKTRDTLANVDRQALAISAEAIGYGIGHYAQSIGGPNGVPAAGDARTSARADAGK, via the coding sequence ATGCGAAAGAGGGTGGCGTTCGTCATAGGACTGGCCGGCGCGCTGGTGGTCTCGGGGTGTAGCGATTCGGAGGACCCCGGTCCGCCGATCGACGGGCCGGGCCTCGCGGCGGCGATCAGCACCGACGCGGTTGTCGGTGATCTCGAGCAGCTCGAGCGGATCGCGACCGAGAACGGTGGCAACCGCGCGGCCGGCACACCCGGCTACGACGCGAGCGTCGACTATGTGGTGGGTCAGCTCGAAGATGCCGGATTCGATGTGGAGACACCGGAATTCGATGTGGAAGCCTTTTCGGCGACCACGCAGACACTGCAGGTTGCCGGTCGTGACATCCCGGTGCAGGCGCTGACGTACTCACCGGCGACCCCGGCCGGTGGGTTGGCAGCCCGGCTGGTGCCGGTGCCGTCGGACGACACCCCTGGCTGCGAGGTCACCGACTACGACGGCCTGGACGCGGCCGGCGCGGTGGTGCTGGTGGACCGCGGATCGTGTCCCTTCGTGCAGAAACAGCAGGTGGCGGCGGAGCGGGGTGCGGCCGCGGTCCTCGTAGCCAACAACGAGGATGCCGATCTGGCTGCTGGCACGCTCGGCGAGAGGGACGAGGTGCGCATCCCCACCGCTGGTATCAGTAAGGCCGACGGCGCGGCGCTGCGGCAGGGTGGCGACGTGACGCTCACACTCGACACAAGGATCGAAATTACCAAGTCCCGCAATGTGATTACGCAGACCAAGACCGGCTCCTCCGGCAATGTCGTCATGGTGGGAGCGCACCTGGACTCGGTGCCGGAGGGCCCGGGCATCAACGACGACGGGTCCGGCGTGGCGGTGCTGCTCGAAACAGCGCGCCGGCTCGGTGCGAAGCCGAACGTCGACAACGCGGTGCGGTTCGCGTTCTGGGGCGCCGAGGAGATCGGCCTGCAGGGCTCCGAGGCGTATGTGAACGGTCTCGACGACGCGGCCCGCGCGGATATCGCGATGTACCTGAACTTCGACATGGTCGGCTCGCCCAATGCCGGATTCCTCGCCTACGACGGCGACAATTCCGGCAAGGCGGGCGACGGTCCGGGGCCGGAGGGATCGGCGGGAATAGAGCGCACTTTCGAGGCGATCCTGTTGCAGTTGGGCATTTCGCCGGACGGCACCGCCTTCGACGGCCGCTCCGACTACGGCCCGTTCATTGCGGTCGGAATCCCGGCTGGCGGGCTGTTCACCGGCGCCGACGAGGACAAGACCGCAGATCAGGCAGCGAAATGGGGCGGGCAGGCGGATGCGGCGTTCGACCCGAACTATCACAAGACCAGGGACACGCTCGCAAACGTGGACCGGCAGGCGCTCGCCATCAGTGCCGAGGCGATCGGATACGGCATCGGACATTATGCGCAGTCCATCGGCGGGCCGAACGGGGTGCCAGCGGCAGGGGATGCGCGCACCTCTGCGCGCGCCGACGCGGGGAAATAG
- a CDS encoding helix-turn-helix domain-containing protein, with amino-acid sequence MRIGILAYEGCLAAEIFVFSDLLLIANRVVRQAGGPAEDPFQVSVISASAAPVAAAGGFPIGAQRWGHRFDRLIVPGFELVPAEDLDPRLGLWRRESAFLRAAAARGTHVASVCVGAFLLGEAGLLDGRRCTTSWLFASELGRRYPQSIVQSESLVVRDGRVTTTAAFSAALDLATDIIREHLGDDIARATARITLVAENRTSQSPYVVESMLPTARGPFAQEVADWLVAHLADPYDLNRLADAFHVSTRTLLRRFRAEADESPLTFLQRARVRAAKRLLETTDRPLGEIIERIGYQDAGTFRRLFVTQVGVSPADYRRKFRA; translated from the coding sequence ATGCGGATCGGGATCCTGGCCTACGAGGGCTGCCTGGCGGCCGAGATCTTCGTGTTCTCCGATCTACTCCTCATCGCCAACCGTGTGGTGCGCCAGGCAGGTGGACCGGCAGAGGATCCGTTCCAGGTGTCGGTGATCTCGGCGTCGGCGGCGCCGGTGGCAGCGGCCGGTGGATTCCCGATCGGAGCCCAGCGGTGGGGTCACCGGTTCGATCGGCTGATCGTGCCGGGGTTCGAGCTGGTTCCGGCCGAGGATCTCGATCCTCGGCTGGGGCTGTGGCGCCGCGAGTCCGCATTCCTCCGCGCGGCCGCGGCGCGGGGGACCCACGTCGCTTCGGTGTGCGTCGGCGCATTCCTGTTGGGCGAGGCCGGACTTCTCGACGGGCGCCGATGCACGACGTCCTGGCTGTTCGCCTCGGAGCTTGGCCGACGGTATCCGCAATCGATCGTTCAATCGGAGTCGCTGGTGGTGCGCGATGGCCGCGTCACCACCACCGCCGCGTTCAGTGCCGCACTCGATCTCGCGACGGACATCATCCGCGAACACCTCGGTGACGATATTGCCCGCGCCACAGCCAGAATCACGCTCGTTGCCGAGAACCGCACGAGCCAGTCGCCCTACGTCGTCGAGTCGATGCTGCCAACCGCGCGGGGACCGTTCGCACAGGAGGTCGCGGACTGGTTGGTGGCGCATCTCGCCGATCCCTACGACCTGAACCGTCTGGCGGACGCATTTCACGTGAGCACCCGGACGCTGTTGCGCCGCTTCCGCGCGGAGGCAGACGAGTCGCCGCTCACGTTCTTGCAGCGCGCGCGGGTCCGCGCCGCCAAACGACTCCTCGAGACCACCGATCGGCCCCTGGGCGAGATCATCGAGCGCATCGGTTATCAGGACGCGGGAACGTTTCGCCGTCTCTTCGTCACGCAGGTGGGTGTCAGCCCCGCCGATTACCGGCGAAAGTTCCGTGCCTGA
- a CDS encoding ATP-binding cassette domain-containing protein, producing MIEVSGLTKAYGSTKAVDNLTFSVKPGIVTGFLGPNGAGKSTTMRMILGLDTPTAGTALIEGVPYQQLKQPLRTVGALLDAKWVHPNRSAKAHLQWMAAANSLPASRVDEVLRLVGLSEVAGKKAGGFSLGMSQRLGLAGALLGDPKVLLFDEPVNGLDPEGIVWIRKFMQSLAAEGRTVLVSSHLLSEMSLTAEHLIVIGRGRLIADTSVKDFVDRSSESSVRVRSPQLDALRSVLTGQGFAVREDAGVDHQPALLVSGAVTDDIGALAGANGIVLHELASQRGSLEEAFMKLTGDDVQYHAQVAGVPVDGAQNMGGALR from the coding sequence ATGATTGAAGTGAGCGGACTGACGAAGGCCTACGGGTCGACGAAAGCGGTGGACAATCTCACGTTCTCCGTGAAGCCGGGCATCGTCACCGGCTTCCTCGGCCCGAACGGTGCCGGTAAGTCGACGACGATGCGGATGATTCTCGGACTGGATACGCCGACGGCGGGTACCGCGCTGATCGAGGGGGTGCCGTATCAGCAGCTCAAGCAGCCACTTCGCACGGTCGGTGCGCTGTTGGACGCGAAGTGGGTGCACCCCAACCGGTCGGCGAAGGCGCATCTGCAGTGGATGGCGGCGGCCAACTCGCTGCCTGCATCACGTGTGGACGAGGTGCTGCGGTTGGTGGGTTTGAGCGAGGTTGCGGGTAAGAAGGCGGGTGGGTTCTCGCTGGGTATGTCGCAGCGGCTGGGTCTGGCCGGTGCGTTGCTGGGCGATCCGAAGGTGTTGCTGTTCGACGAGCCGGTCAACGGTCTCGATCCCGAGGGCATCGTGTGGATCCGCAAGTTCATGCAGAGCCTCGCGGCGGAGGGCCGTACCGTGCTGGTGTCGAGTCATCTGTTGTCGGAGATGTCGCTCACCGCAGAGCATCTGATCGTGATCGGGCGTGGTCGGTTGATCGCGGACACGAGCGTCAAGGACTTCGTCGACCGTTCGTCGGAGTCGTCGGTGCGGGTGCGTAGCCCCCAGCTCGACGCGTTGCGCAGTGTCCTGACCGGGCAGGGTTTCGCGGTCCGCGAGGATGCGGGTGTCGATCATCAGCCGGCGTTGCTGGTCTCGGGTGCGGTGACCGACGACATCGGTGCGCTCGCCGGTGCCAACGGAATCGTCCTGCACGAGTTGGCGTCTCAGCGTGGTTCGCTCGAGGAAGCGTTCATGAAGCTCACCGGTGACGATGTGCAGTATCACGCGCAGGTCGCCGGAGTGCCCGTCGACGGTGCGCAGAACATGGGAGGTGCGCTCCGATGA
- a CDS encoding pentapeptide repeat-containing protein, translating to MSRTAMSTTLNPELLNLLRSDVVAWNARRDELSDAPDLHGIDLSGADLAGANLTGANLVGTDLSGADLTAAELGGADLTGANLAGAMAADADFTNAHLTNANLSGAVLTLSFLTSTYLAHAVLAGADLSGAYMTGAYLGEADLTGARLAGAYLAHADLTGAVLSTTDVSGADLTDVTMPDGVIRA from the coding sequence GTGAGTAGGACCGCCATGTCGACGACGCTGAACCCGGAACTCTTGAACCTGCTCCGCTCGGACGTCGTGGCGTGGAACGCCAGACGTGACGAGCTGTCGGACGCGCCCGATCTGCACGGCATCGACCTTTCCGGGGCCGATCTCGCCGGGGCCAATCTCACGGGGGCCAACCTCGTGGGCACAGATCTGTCGGGAGCGGATCTCACTGCGGCAGAACTCGGGGGCGCTGATCTGACCGGGGCCAATCTCGCCGGGGCGATGGCGGCGGACGCCGACTTCACGAACGCACATCTGACGAATGCGAACCTGTCGGGCGCGGTGCTCACGCTGTCGTTCCTGACCTCGACGTATCTGGCGCACGCCGTCCTGGCGGGGGCCGATCTTTCCGGCGCCTACATGACCGGCGCGTACCTTGGGGAGGCGGACCTGACGGGGGCGCGGCTGGCGGGTGCGTACCTGGCGCACGCGGATCTCACTGGCGCGGTGCTTTCCACAACGGATGTCAGCGGCGCGGATCTCACCGATGTGACGATGCCGGACGGCGTCATCCGGGCCTGA
- the thiO gene encoding glycine oxidase ThiO — translation MTRSVSVVGGGVIGLSIAWRAAQRGWAVTLYDPAPGSGASWVAGGMLAPLSEGWPGEEKALALGAASLQRWPGFGTELERIAGVSLVTSDDSLTVALDAADAADLHTIAEWVETQGHELRILNRAQIRELEPSLGRGIRLALQAPTELAVDNRLLVQALRTATIAAGVELVERAVTDLDELTTDQVVLSAGSNSAQLWPNLPVRPVKGEILRLRARPGVTPAPRRTIRGSVHGRPSYLVPRADGIVVGATQYESGHDTQVTVAGVRDLIADAEALMPAIGEYELYEVKAGLRPMSPDNLPIIGRVSDRMVLATGHGRNGILMTPVTADATVAILDGTPLAEAESAAAERFSPVRA, via the coding sequence ATGACCCGATCGGTATCCGTCGTCGGCGGCGGAGTGATTGGCCTGTCGATCGCCTGGCGCGCGGCACAGCGCGGCTGGGCGGTGACGCTGTACGACCCGGCGCCCGGTAGCGGCGCCTCGTGGGTGGCGGGCGGAATGCTGGCACCGCTGTCGGAAGGCTGGCCCGGCGAGGAGAAGGCGCTCGCACTGGGTGCGGCGTCGCTGCAACGGTGGCCCGGCTTCGGCACCGAACTCGAACGTATCGCGGGCGTGAGTCTGGTCACGTCCGACGATTCGCTGACCGTCGCTCTCGACGCCGCCGACGCTGCGGACCTGCACACGATCGCGGAGTGGGTCGAGACGCAGGGCCACGAGCTGCGCATCCTGAACCGCGCTCAGATCCGCGAGCTCGAACCGTCGCTGGGCCGCGGGATCCGGCTGGCGCTGCAGGCGCCCACCGAACTGGCCGTCGACAATCGACTGCTGGTACAGGCGCTGCGGACCGCGACGATCGCCGCCGGTGTCGAACTGGTCGAACGTGCGGTGACGGATCTCGACGAGCTCACCACCGATCAGGTGGTGCTGTCGGCGGGCTCGAACTCCGCGCAGCTGTGGCCGAACCTGCCGGTGCGCCCGGTCAAGGGTGAGATCCTGCGCCTGCGGGCCCGCCCGGGAGTGACGCCCGCGCCGCGCCGCACCATTCGCGGCAGCGTGCACGGACGGCCGTCGTACCTGGTGCCGCGCGCCGATGGCATCGTGGTCGGCGCAACGCAGTACGAGTCGGGACACGACACACAGGTCACCGTCGCCGGTGTCCGAGACCTCATTGCCGACGCGGAGGCACTGATGCCCGCGATCGGCGAGTACGAACTCTACGAGGTGAAAGCTGGTCTGCGACCGATGAGTCCGGACAACCTGCCGATCATCGGCCGGGTCTCGGACCGCATGGTGCTCGCCACCGGGCACGGCCGCAACGGCATCCTGATGACCCCGGTGACCGCGGACGCAACGGTCGCGATCCTCGATGGCACACCCCTGGCGGAGGCGGAAAGCGCCGCCGCCGAACGATTTTCACCTGTAAGAGCATGA
- a CDS encoding phage holin family protein: MIRLLIRAAIFLGSAAIGILAAVWLLPEVSVSASGFATAVVVFAIAQSVLSPFIMKVAAKNASAFLGGIGLVSTFVALIIASAFGGLSISGWRTWILATIVVWLATALATVLLPIVLVKNKVENGRNSAS; this comes from the coding sequence ATGATTCGCCTTCTGATACGGGCCGCGATCTTCCTGGGATCCGCCGCGATCGGGATCCTCGCCGCCGTGTGGCTTCTGCCAGAGGTGTCGGTGAGCGCATCCGGCTTTGCCACCGCAGTCGTCGTGTTCGCGATCGCGCAGAGCGTGCTGTCGCCGTTCATCATGAAGGTCGCCGCCAAGAACGCGTCGGCCTTCCTCGGCGGGATCGGCCTGGTGTCCACCTTCGTCGCCCTGATCATTGCATCGGCGTTCGGTGGCCTGTCCATCTCGGGCTGGCGGACGTGGATCCTCGCGACCATCGTCGTGTGGCTGGCGACCGCCCTCGCGACCGTCCTCCTCCCGATCGTGCTGGTGAAGAACAAGGTGGAGAACGGACGCAACTCCGCCTCCTGA